DNA from Pseudomonas putida:
TCCCATGGACCAGTACGTCGTTTTCGGTAACCCCATCGGCCACAGCAAGTCGCCGTTGATCCACCGCCTGTTCGCTGACCAGACCGGCCAGGACCTGGAATACAGCACCCTGCTGGCGCCGCTGGATGATTTCAGCGACTGTGCGCGAGGTTTCTTCAAGCAAGGGGCTGGTGCCAATGTCACTGTGCCGTTCAAGGAAGAAGCCTTCCGCCTGTGCGACAGCCTCACGCCACGGGCCCAGCGGGCGGGTGCCGTGAATACCCTGAGCAAGCTGCCTGATGGCACCCTGCAGGGTGACAACACCGATGGCGCGGGCCTGGTGCGGGACCTGACCGTCAATGCCGGGGTGGAACTCACCGGCAAGCGCATTCTGATTCTCGGTGCCGGTGGTGCGGTGCGGGGAGTGTTGCAGCCGATCCTGGCGCATCGTCCGCAATCGCTGGTGATCGCCAACCGCACGGTGGAAAAGGCCGAGCAACTGGCCCGTGAGTTCGATG
Protein-coding regions in this window:
- the aroE gene encoding shikimate dehydrogenase, which encodes MDQYVVFGNPIGHSKSPLIHRLFADQTGQDLEYSTLLAPLDDFSDCARGFFKQGAGANVTVPFKEEAFRLCDSLTPRAQRAGAVNTLSKLPDGTLQGDNTDGAGLVRDLTVNAGVELTGKRILILGAGGAVRGVLQPILAHRPQSLVIANRTVEKAEQLAREFDDLGPVVASGFAWLQEPVDLIINATSASLAGELPPIADSLVEPGRTVCYDMMYGKEPTPFCQWATRLGAAKVLDGLGMLAEQAAEAFFTWRGVRPDTAPVLDELRRQLARG